In the genome of Candidatus Palauibacter scopulicola, one region contains:
- a CDS encoding FAD-dependent oxidoreductase has product MKRRTLIKTVGAAALGSSLGACSPAWRRLPPGPAAWSLPLLRVAPDRVIRTTVGLRPFRPAGFRVAAERLDEKTVIHNYGHGGAGISLSWGTGLLVSELAEPHPSRQAAVIGAGAVGLATARQLQRRGFDVTIHARALPPDTTSNMAYAGFSPLSNLVSAPERTPAFDAQFDRAVRASYEQMQRWAGAGRGVSWVTTYTWTNRLSERRVEDSGLDETESGLDPGLDVGPTVLQPGEHPFPGTYALRRPTLRIEPSIFLDRLMEEFLLFGGRVRVRGFATPRDLMSLDEPLIANCTGLGSRALFGDETMTPIKGQLTFLAPQPGIDYSLEGSAPGGGRIGILPRSDGIALGHVMERGDWSLEPIEEAIATRLDRAGRLMAAMADHPSGLGGVAAAPRSPALRDALEDDPVPATPPPVESFFDIES; this is encoded by the coding sequence GTGAAACGTCGAACGCTGATCAAGACGGTGGGCGCCGCGGCGCTGGGCTCGAGCCTCGGCGCGTGCTCCCCCGCGTGGCGCCGTCTTCCGCCGGGCCCCGCCGCCTGGAGCCTCCCCCTCCTCCGCGTCGCGCCGGATCGCGTCATCCGGACGACCGTGGGTCTCAGACCCTTCCGGCCGGCCGGCTTCCGCGTGGCCGCGGAGCGGCTCGACGAGAAGACCGTCATCCACAACTACGGCCACGGCGGCGCGGGGATCTCACTCTCGTGGGGGACGGGACTGCTCGTGTCCGAACTGGCCGAACCTCACCCTTCGAGGCAAGCCGCCGTCATCGGAGCGGGCGCCGTCGGGCTCGCCACCGCGCGGCAGCTTCAGCGCCGCGGGTTCGACGTTACGATTCACGCGCGCGCCCTCCCGCCCGACACGACCTCGAACATGGCCTACGCCGGGTTCTCGCCGCTCTCCAACCTCGTGTCGGCGCCGGAACGAACCCCGGCCTTTGACGCCCAGTTCGACCGGGCCGTCCGCGCATCCTACGAGCAGATGCAACGGTGGGCCGGAGCCGGGCGCGGCGTGTCGTGGGTGACGACCTACACCTGGACGAACCGCCTCTCGGAGCGGCGGGTGGAAGACTCCGGACTCGACGAGACCGAGAGCGGCCTCGACCCGGGCCTCGACGTGGGCCCCACCGTGCTGCAGCCGGGAGAACACCCCTTCCCCGGCACTTATGCCCTCCGCCGGCCGACCCTCCGCATCGAGCCGTCCATCTTCCTGGACCGGCTGATGGAGGAGTTCCTCCTGTTCGGCGGACGGGTGCGGGTCCGGGGGTTCGCGACCCCCCGCGACCTCATGTCGCTCGACGAACCGCTCATCGCCAACTGCACGGGTCTCGGCTCGCGCGCCCTGTTCGGCGACGAGACGATGACCCCCATCAAGGGCCAGCTCACCTTCCTCGCACCGCAGCCCGGGATCGACTACAGCCTCGAAGGCAGCGCGCCGGGCGGCGGCCGCATCGGGATCCTCCCGCGTTCGGACGGGATCGCGCTCGGACACGTGATGGAGCGCGGCGACTGGAGCCTGGAACCGATCGAGGAGGCGATCGCGACCCGGCTCGACCGCGCGGGCCGGCTCATGGCGGCGATGGCGGACCACCCCTCGGGGCTGGGCGGGGTCGCCGCCGCCCCGCGGTCACCCGCGCTGCGCGACGCGCTCGAAGACGATCCCGTCCCGGCGACCCCGCCCCCGGTCGAGAGCTTTTTCGACATCGAGTCCTGA
- a CDS encoding DNA-3-methyladenine glycosylase: protein MQGRTIETPDDIAAGLEALVRIDGRLAEVVEKAGPVPLRRRAPGFEGLARTIVAQMVSKAAAAAIWERLVQEAEGCEPAQVAGLSDAQCRRIGLSRSKEATLKGAAEAVQSGRLDPRALCLMPAEASIATMTALKGIGVWTAEVYLLFCAGHSDIFPAGDLALRNAAGHALGLEQRPDEKALRDIARRWRPWRSVAARLLWEYYTTEMRRRSTR, encoded by the coding sequence ATGCAGGGAAGAACGATAGAAACACCGGACGATATCGCCGCGGGCCTGGAGGCGTTGGTGCGGATCGACGGGCGGCTCGCCGAGGTCGTCGAAAAGGCGGGGCCGGTGCCGCTGCGGCGAAGGGCTCCGGGCTTCGAGGGCCTCGCCCGGACCATCGTCGCGCAGATGGTCTCGAAGGCGGCGGCCGCCGCGATCTGGGAGCGGCTCGTCCAGGAAGCGGAGGGCTGCGAGCCTGCGCAGGTGGCAGGGCTCTCCGATGCGCAGTGCCGCCGGATCGGCCTGTCCCGGTCCAAGGAGGCGACGCTCAAGGGCGCCGCGGAGGCGGTTCAGAGCGGTCGTCTCGATCCGCGGGCGCTGTGCCTCATGCCGGCCGAGGCGTCGATCGCGACCATGACGGCGCTCAAGGGGATCGGCGTGTGGACGGCCGAGGTCTACCTCCTCTTCTGCGCCGGCCACAGCGACATCTTCCCGGCGGGCGACCTTGCGCTGCGAAACGCGGCGGGACACGCGCTCGGCCTCGAACAGCGACCGGATGAGAAGGCGCTCCGCGACATCGCCCGCCGCTGGCGACCCTGGCGGAGCGTGGCGGCGCGGCTGCTCTGGGAGTACTACACGACGGAAATGCGGCGGCGAAGCACGCGCTAA